Sequence from the Qipengyuania gaetbuli genome:
CGCCGACGCTGATCCGCAAGGACGACAACAGCCCCGCGCTCTACGTCCTGATGCCGATGCGGGTTTAATCCTCGCAAAGGCCAATTCCTGCCGCTAGCGTCTCTCCCCGCAAGAAGGAGAGACGCCATGCAGCAGGTTCACGTCGACAAGTCTAAACTGGCCAGTGCCGAACTGGTCGATATGGACGCGGGCGCGCTGGCCGATGGCGGCGTGCGTCTGGCGGTCGAGAGCTTTTCGGTCACGGCTAACAACGTGACCTATGCCGTGGTCGGCGACGGCTTCGGCTACTGGAATTTCTTCCCCGCACCCGAAGGCAAGGGCATCGTGCCCATGTGGGGCCATGCGCGCGTCGTCGAAAGCAACAGCCCAGATTTCGCGGTGGGTGAGCGGGTTTACGGCTACCTTCCCATGGCGAGCCACCTCGACGTGATCCCGGGCAAGGTAAGCGCGTCGGGCTTCGTCGACATGGCGCCGCACCGCCAGCCGATGAGCCCGATCTACAACCAGTATTCGCGCCTCGCTGCCGATCCCGAACACGATCCGGCGCGCGAAGGTGAGCGGATGATCTTCGGGCCGCTGTTCAAGACCGGTTTCCTGATCGAGTATTTCATGCGCTCGCAGGACTGGTTCGGGGCAGGGCAGGTCGTGCTGACCAGCGCTTCGTCCAAGACCGCCATGGGGCTGGCCAGCGTTGCCAAGCGCCGCTCGCCATCCGTCCGTCGTATCGGCCTGACTTCAGCCGGCAATGTCGATTTCGTGAAGGCCAGCGGTCTCTATGACGAGGTGCTGTCCTATGACGAGGTTTCCAGCATCCTGCCGGAGCCCAGCGTTACCGTCGATTTCGCAGGCAATGCCGGACTGCTCGGCCAGCTGCATCACCATTTCGGCGACGCGCTGAAATACTCCTGCCTCGTCGGCGCGACCCATATCGAAGAGCGCGGCGGCGGCCTTGGCGGCGGTACGAGCCTTCCCGGACCGACGCCCACGCTGTTCTTTGCGCCTGACCATGCCGTCGCCCTGTTCAAGGAACACGGCCCCGAAAAAGCTGGCGCTATGGTCGCCGAAAGCTGGCACGGCTTCCTTGAGGACGCCGGCGGCTCGATCGAGATCGAGCGTCACCAGGGCCTCGGCGCGGCGCGCGACGTCTTCGTCGAGATGCTTGGCGGCAAGGTCGATCCCGCCAAGGGAATCGTGATCGAACCCTAGATTTCGATGGCAATCTTGCCGAAGTGACCGCCGCTTTCCTGGTGGCGGAACGCATCGGCGAGCCGTTCCAGCGGGAATGTGTCGCTGATGACCGGCCTGATGCCGTTCGCCTCGATGGCGGCGATCATGTCCTGCTGCATCTTGCGGCTGCCCACCGTCAGGCCCTGGACCTTGAGGTTCTTTGAGAAGAGCAGGGCGGTCTGCACCGGCCCGGCAAAGCCAGCGAGAACACCGATCAGCGCCACATGGCCGCCTACGCGGGTCGCCAGCATCGATTGGTCGAGCGTGCCGGCGCCGCCGATTTCCACTACACAGTCGACGCCGCGGCCACGGGTGATGGCCAGCGCCTGTGCGCCCCAGGCTTCGGTTTCGCGGTAATTGATGAGGTGGTCGGCACCCATCGCCTTCACACGCTCCAGCTTCTCGCCGGATGAGCTGGTGGCGATGACCGTTGCGCCTGCCGCCTTGGCGAACTGCAGGGCGAAGATCGACACGCCGCCGGTCCCCTGGACCAGCACGGTGTCGCCAGGCTTGAGCGAATAGTCCACGAACAGCGCGCGCCATGCGGTCAGCGCCGCGCAGGTCAGCGTCGCTGCCTCGGCATGGCTGTAGCCGGCGGGAGCGCGGGTGAACCAGTGGGTGGGCGCGGTCACCTTCTCGCAGGCATAGCCGTCGATCCCGTCGCCCGGCACGCGGGTGAAAGCGGTCTGCGGCGGATCCCCGTCTATCCAGTCGGGGAAGAAAGTGCTGACCACGTGGTCGCCGACTGCAAACTCGGTAACGCCTTCGCCGACCGCGCTGACCGTGCCTGCGCCGTCCGACATGGGAATGCGGCCCTGCTGCGTCGGGATCATGCCCTTTACGACGGCATAGTCGTGGTAGTTGAGCGAACTGGCCTTCAGGTCAACCGTGATCTCTCCGGGCCCCGGCGCGGCGGGGGCGTCGATATCGACGAATTCGAGGGCTTCGAGGGTGGAGGGCGATGCGCCGGTGCGGATCGCCTTCATTCTGCCGCCTCCGCCAGTTCGGCGCGTTGCGGACCGCGGATCAGCCCGCCCGGCGCTTCGCCGGTCCATTTGCCTTCACGAAAGGTCACGACGCCGTTCTTGATCGTGGCGACATAGCCTTCGGCTTTCTGGAGCAGGCGCTTGCCGCCCGCAGGCAGGTCGAAGGCAAGCCACGGCTTGCCCAGCTTCAGCCGGTCCATGTCGATGATGTTGATGTCGGCGAGATAGCCGGGGGCAAGGACGCCGCGATCCTCGAGGCCATAGAGCCTTGCGGTATCGGCGCACTGGCGCTTGATCGCGTTTTCCAGCCCGATCGTACCGCGCGAACGGTCGCGAACCCAGTGCTGCAGCATGAAGGTGGGCGAGGCGGCATCGCAGATCGTCCCGCAATGCGCGCCGCCGTCCGACAGCGAATTGACCGTGTCGTCGGCGTGCTGGAGATCGTGGAGGAAGTCGAGATTGCCGTCCGCGTAATTGAGGATGGGCAGATAGATGAAGCCCTTGCAATCGTCGCGGCAGAGCAGGTCATAGGCGTATTCATCGCCCGAAACGCCTGCCTTGGCAGCGCGGGCCATGATGCTTTCCTCGGCAGTCGGCTCGTAATTGAAGTCCGGGTCCATCTCGAACTGCATGTTCCAGCCGCCGCACACGACCATGATCAGGCCGATGATGTCCTGGTTGACCTCGGAAAAGTCGTGCTGCTCTGAAAGGAGCCTGGCCTTGAATTCCGGGTCGAGCAGCTTCGCCTTCTGCTCCTCCCACGGAAGCTCGGCGATTTCCTGCCAGCTTGGCTTGAGGCGGAAGGGGTGGACGGTGCCCTGCCACGCCATGACGATGCCGTTTCCGCGCAGCGCGATCTGGGCGACGATGTTCGCGCCATTGTCGTTCTCCGCGCGCATGGAAGCGATCTGCTCGTCGAGCGGCATTTCCTTGGCGATGGACTGGAGCGCGGCGAAAGTGACGGGAAGGCCGGTTTCGCGGCTCAGCTTGCCCATCCAGCCGAACTCGTCCCATTCGCGCATCATGTCGCTGGCCATTTCGAACACGCCGTGACCCGCGCGGCCCATGGCGCGGCCGATCTCGACCAGTTCTTCCGCAGTGGCCGTGGTGCCGGGCACGACCTCCCCGTCGACATCGCGGTGAAGCACGGTGCGCGAGGTCGAGAAACCGAGCGCGCCGGCGCGCACGCCTTCTTCGACGATGGCCGACATCTTCGCGATGTCATCCTCGGTCGGAATGGCGCCCGGACGCTCCCTGTCGCCCAGTACGTAGGCGCGGACCGAGCCGTGCGGGACATGGGTGCCCACGTCGACCGTGCGCGGCAGTTTTTCGAGCGCATCGAGGTATTCGGGGAAGGTCTCCCAGTCCCAGCTCATGCCTTCGGCCAGCGCGGTGCCGGGGATATCCTCGACCCCTTCCATCAGGCCAATCAGCCATTCGTGCTTGTCGGGCTTGGCCGGAGCGAAGCCGACGCCGCAATTGCCCATGACGACCGTGGTGACGCCATGCCAGCTGGACGGAGCCATCTCCTGGTCCCAGGTTGCCTGGCCGTCGTAATGCGTGTGGATGTCCACGAAGCCCGGCGTCACCAGCAGGCCTGCCGCATCGATCTCTTCCGCCGCGTCGCCGGAGACTGTGCCGACCTGGGCAATCAGGCCGTCCTTGATGGCAATGTCGCCGGTGAAACGCGCTGCGCCGGTCCCGTCGACGATGGTGCCGCCGCGGATGATCGTATCGAATGTGGGCATGTGGTGATCCTCTCTCTCGGAAGAGAAGGTTCCACATTGCAACCGATATGTCTAGCGCGCTTTAGGGAGTCCGCTCGGGCATCCGCACCGCGAGCAGAATGCCGAGCCCGACGACGAACAGCAGCGAGATGGCGGCCATGCCGATGCGCTGGTCGCCCGACCACAGGGTGAACTGTTCTACCAGCAGCGGACCCATCCAGACTGTGATGGTGCCGGCGATGGCATAGAGCCCGAAGAACTCGCCGCTGCGCCCGGCCGGAGCAAGGGTGACGAGCATGGTCCGGCTGGACGAGATGCTGGCAGTGGCGGTCACGGCAATGACGCTGATCGAGCAGAGATAAACGAGGTCGGAAAGCGTCGGGAAGACGACACCATCCCAGACCGTGAAGTTCGCGACCGTGCCGAACAGCAGGCTGTCCCGCGTGATGCTGAGCTGGAACAGGCCGACCACGATCATCGCGAAGATTTCGAGTGCGAGCGCGCGTTTGACGCCCACTTTCTCTTCCAGCCAGCCGCCGAAAATGCCGCCTGCGAAGGCCCAGGCGCTGGCGAAGATCGCGTAGCAGAGCATCTCGAGGAAGTTCCATTCGAGGAACAGCGCGACATAGACCGCACCCAGCGCCAGCAGGGCGGCCATGGCGTCGGCATAGAACATCCGCGCGACGAGGAATTTCAGCAGCTCGCGGTACGTCGCCGCCTCGCGCACCGTGCGCCATACGCTGCGCGCCCCGTCACGGAACGCGGCTCGCCAGCTTGCGCCGGGTACGCCGGGATCCTTCGCATGGAGGAAGAAGTGGATCGAAAACAGCGCCAGCCACACGGCGCAGATCGGGCCTGCGAGCCGGGCGTGCTCGAACTTGGTAAGGTCGAGACCGAATTGCGGCTCGGCAAAGGGCCAGCCGACCATGGCGGGCAGGACGAACAGCAGGGCGATGGCTGCAAAGATCAGCGTCGCCGCGCCATTGCCGAGGCCCAGGCCAAGGCCGGAAATCATCGCCAGCCTGCGCGGTTCGCCCGACACGCTCAGCATCGCGTTATGGGTGACTTCCGAATAGGTATAGCTGACATAGGCGATCACCAGCAGCGCCATGATCATGCCGACGGGCAGGCCTTCGCCGCCCGGCATGGCAAACCACAGCATTGCCGAACACAGCGTAATCAGGCCGAGGAAAATGGCGAGGATCGGCTTCAACCGCCCGCCGCGATCCAGCGCTGCCCCCAGAAACGGGGCCGTCAACGCGGCAATCAGGCCTGCCCATTTCGTGACCGATGCGATCGTCGCCTGTCCCTGCGCATTGGCGGCGGCACGGGCCTCTTCAGGCGGAAGGCCATCCAGCGTACCGCTTGCCAGCAGGTCCGCCCCGATGATGTCGCGCGCGAAATAGGGTGCGAAAATGTAGATGACGATCAGGATGTAATAGGGATTGCGAGCCCATTCGAAGCTGGCCCACGCAAGGCCAGTCCGGCCGAGCGCACCGCCTTCGCCGGTCGAGTGGCGGACCGGCTGGCTGGCCAGAGGATTGGCGGCAACTGCGGGATCGGTGGCTATCGTCATTCCCCTCCCGACCCCGTTGCCCCGTTCAGGCGGCGCGGCTTAGTTCTTCGGGTGTCTCTGGCGCGTCGAGGAAGTCACGCAGCGCCTCCACGCTTTCGTCGGCATGGGTCAGCAGGAACAGGTGACCGCCGCCTTTCAGCACCTTGAGCTGTGAATTGCGGATAGCCGAGGTCAGGATCCTGCCGTTGATCAGCGGGACGATCTGGTCGTCGTCACCCATCATGATGAGCACTTCCTTCGAAAGGAAGGGCAGGGCGGGAAGGCTGGTCCAGCCGAGCATGGCGAGCAGCTGGTAGAGATAGCCACGCGGCGAAGGCGGCTTGAGGCGGCCGATATGGCTGTCCTTCTGGTGTGCCGCACCGTCACGGTCCACGCCGCCGTAAAGCGTGGCGAAGTGTTCGTTCATGAACTCGGGATCGATGTAGCGGCGCGGGTCCGCCATCTTGGACAGAGCCGCCGGATTGCCGGGCACCATCAGCATGCCCGGGGTCGTTGCGGCCAGCACGAGCCTGCGGGTGCGCTTGGGATGCTGGAGCGCGAAATGCTGCGCCATCGCGCCGCCCCAGGACACGCCCATCACGTCGCACAGCTCTACGCCGAGGTGGTCGAGGACCTGCGAGGCGGTCCAGCACATGGTGAAGGGGTTGTAGGGCATGACCGGGTCCGGGCTTTCGCCGGTGCCGGGCATGTCGAACATGACGAAGCCGCGCTCGGTCAGCATTTCGGCGAGCGGGGCGACCGCTTCGATATTGGCGCCGATGCCGTTGAAGAACAGGATTGGCGGGTGGTCCGATTTCTCGTCCAGTCGCCAGTGCGCAACGCGCAACGACCTGCCGCCTGCTTCGATCATCTCGACCGTCGCGGTCAGGCTTCCCTTGTTCGATGCGCTCACGTGTGTGTCCTGCAACCTGCCGACGGAAATGTCAGCACGCCTCCATAACGTAGAGACCGGGGGCGGGGTCCAGCGGTTCGTATTCCTTGTTCCCCAGTTTCGCGGGTGCTTTCTTCTGCTTGCCGGCGCGGGCCTGCACCCATTCCATCCAGTATGGCCACCAAGACCCTGAAA
This genomic interval carries:
- a CDS encoding DUF2855 family protein: MQQVHVDKSKLASAELVDMDAGALADGGVRLAVESFSVTANNVTYAVVGDGFGYWNFFPAPEGKGIVPMWGHARVVESNSPDFAVGERVYGYLPMASHLDVIPGKVSASGFVDMAPHRQPMSPIYNQYSRLAADPEHDPAREGERMIFGPLFKTGFLIEYFMRSQDWFGAGQVVLTSASSKTAMGLASVAKRRSPSVRRIGLTSAGNVDFVKASGLYDEVLSYDEVSSILPEPSVTVDFAGNAGLLGQLHHHFGDALKYSCLVGATHIEERGGGLGGGTSLPGPTPTLFFAPDHAVALFKEHGPEKAGAMVAESWHGFLEDAGGSIEIERHQGLGAARDVFVEMLGGKVDPAKGIVIEP
- a CDS encoding zinc-dependent alcohol dehydrogenase family protein yields the protein MKAIRTGASPSTLEALEFVDIDAPAAPGPGEITVDLKASSLNYHDYAVVKGMIPTQQGRIPMSDGAGTVSAVGEGVTEFAVGDHVVSTFFPDWIDGDPPQTAFTRVPGDGIDGYACEKVTAPTHWFTRAPAGYSHAEAATLTCAALTAWRALFVDYSLKPGDTVLVQGTGGVSIFALQFAKAAGATVIATSSSGEKLERVKAMGADHLINYRETEAWGAQALAITRGRGVDCVVEIGGAGTLDQSMLATRVGGHVALIGVLAGFAGPVQTALLFSKNLKVQGLTVGSRKMQQDMIAAIEANGIRPVISDTFPLERLADAFRHQESGGHFGKIAIEI
- a CDS encoding N-acyl-D-amino-acid deacylase family protein, which codes for MPTFDTIIRGGTIVDGTGAARFTGDIAIKDGLIAQVGTVSGDAAEEIDAAGLLVTPGFVDIHTHYDGQATWDQEMAPSSWHGVTTVVMGNCGVGFAPAKPDKHEWLIGLMEGVEDIPGTALAEGMSWDWETFPEYLDALEKLPRTVDVGTHVPHGSVRAYVLGDRERPGAIPTEDDIAKMSAIVEEGVRAGALGFSTSRTVLHRDVDGEVVPGTTATAEELVEIGRAMGRAGHGVFEMASDMMREWDEFGWMGKLSRETGLPVTFAALQSIAKEMPLDEQIASMRAENDNGANIVAQIALRGNGIVMAWQGTVHPFRLKPSWQEIAELPWEEQKAKLLDPEFKARLLSEQHDFSEVNQDIIGLIMVVCGGWNMQFEMDPDFNYEPTAEESIMARAAKAGVSGDEYAYDLLCRDDCKGFIYLPILNYADGNLDFLHDLQHADDTVNSLSDGGAHCGTICDAASPTFMLQHWVRDRSRGTIGLENAIKRQCADTARLYGLEDRGVLAPGYLADINIIDMDRLKLGKPWLAFDLPAGGKRLLQKAEGYVATIKNGVVTFREGKWTGEAPGGLIRGPQRAELAEAAE
- a CDS encoding MFS transporter yields the protein MTIATDPAVAANPLASQPVRHSTGEGGALGRTGLAWASFEWARNPYYILIVIYIFAPYFARDIIGADLLASGTLDGLPPEEARAAANAQGQATIASVTKWAGLIAALTAPFLGAALDRGGRLKPILAIFLGLITLCSAMLWFAMPGGEGLPVGMIMALLVIAYVSYTYSEVTHNAMLSVSGEPRRLAMISGLGLGLGNGAATLIFAAIALLFVLPAMVGWPFAEPQFGLDLTKFEHARLAGPICAVWLALFSIHFFLHAKDPGVPGASWRAAFRDGARSVWRTVREAATYRELLKFLVARMFYADAMAALLALGAVYVALFLEWNFLEMLCYAIFASAWAFAGGIFGGWLEEKVGVKRALALEIFAMIVVGLFQLSITRDSLLFGTVANFTVWDGVVFPTLSDLVYLCSISVIAVTATASISSSRTMLVTLAPAGRSGEFFGLYAIAGTITVWMGPLLVEQFTLWSGDQRIGMAAISLLFVVGLGILLAVRMPERTP
- a CDS encoding alpha/beta fold hydrolase; translation: MSASNKGSLTATVEMIEAGGRSLRVAHWRLDEKSDHPPILFFNGIGANIEAVAPLAEMLTERGFVMFDMPGTGESPDPVMPYNPFTMCWTASQVLDHLGVELCDVMGVSWGGAMAQHFALQHPKRTRRLVLAATTPGMLMVPGNPAALSKMADPRRYIDPEFMNEHFATLYGGVDRDGAAHQKDSHIGRLKPPSPRGYLYQLLAMLGWTSLPALPFLSKEVLIMMGDDDQIVPLINGRILTSAIRNSQLKVLKGGGHLFLLTHADESVEALRDFLDAPETPEELSRAA